One Lycium ferocissimum isolate CSIRO_LF1 unplaced genomic scaffold, AGI_CSIRO_Lferr_CH_V1 ctg13713, whole genome shotgun sequence DNA segment encodes these proteins:
- the LOC132042158 gene encoding uncharacterized protein LOC132042158, translated as MDLPEGFKVPKFKMFNGTENPKAYLRSYCNQLDLPEGFLYKHFKKIKFKHTPRAENEFADALAAIASMIQHPKSSHIDSLEIILREEHAYCSHTEAEPDGKPRYANIKTYLEKEEYPKNTTRKQKKTIRKMPMGSSQRRRYSTKKMEDLGLLRCVDATEATKLLE; from the coding sequence ATGGATTTACCCGAGGGCTTCAAGGTGCCCAAATTCAAAATGTTCAACGGAACGGAAAATCCCAAGGCCTACTTACGATCTTATTGTAACCAACTAGATTTACCCGAGGGCTTCTTGTACAAACACTTCAAGAAGATCAAATTCAAGCATACGCCAAGAGCTGAAAACGAGTTTGCCGATGCTCTTGCTGCCATAGCATCCATGATACAACATCCTAAAAGTAGTCACATTGACTCACTGGAAATAATTCTAAGAGAAGAGCATGCCTATTGTTCCCATACAGAGGCGGAGCCCGATGGCAAGCCACGGTATGCTAACATAAAGACATATTTGGAAAAAGAAGAGTACCCCAAGAATACTACAAGAAAACAGAAGAAAACCATCCGGAAAATGCCAATGGGTTCTTcccaaagaagaagatattctacaaaaaaaatggaggatcTTGGATTACTCCGATGCGTGGATGCCACTGAGGCCACAAAACTACTAGAATAA